In a genomic window of Magnolia sinica isolate HGM2019 chromosome 14, MsV1, whole genome shotgun sequence:
- the LOC131224700 gene encoding uncharacterized protein LOC131224700 isoform X2 has product MEKLKSLVPIHLKQTISSATPDDLHRTCSSLLDFFLSSPRFHQIVGEVTDREMGLCRKNAASALDWKRKGNECFSRGDFINALRFYSQAYRHCVSLR; this is encoded by the exons atggagaagctGAAATCTCTGGTTCCCATCCATTTGAAGCAGACAATCTCCAGTGCAACTCCGGACGATCTCCATCGCACGTGCTCCTCACTTCTCgacttcttcctctcttctcctcgTTTCCACCAG ATTGTCGGAGAAGTAACGGACCGAGAGATGGGGCTATGTCGTAAGAACGCAGCGTCTGCTTTGGATTGGAAGCGGAAAGGGAATGAATGCTTTTCGAGAGGAGATTTCATCAATGCTTTGAGATTCTACAGTCAG
- the LOC131224699 gene encoding receptor-like protein EIX2, whose product MLEYTRTVSLVICMDLSRNNLSGEIPEGLTRLLGLRVLNLSGNHLTGKIPDKIGKLALLESLNFSENQLSSSIPLSMSNLTFLSHLNLSYNNFSGRIPMGNQLQTLEDPSIYIGNNKLCGPPLTEKCGSDETSQGPMPVSGDVEKDEEEYEIRWFYSALVPGFAVGFWAFCGILMLKKSWRIAYYCFFDQMKDRLFSYCRFTGC is encoded by the coding sequence ATGCTTGAATACACAAGAACAGTTTCGCTGGTTATATGCATGGACCTTTCAAGAAATAACTTATCTGGAGAGATCCCTGAAGGACTCACAAGACTTTTGGGATTGCGTGTTTTAAACTTATCTGGAAATCATTTGACCGGAAAGATCCCAGACAAGATTGGTAAATTGGCATTGCTAGAGTCTCTTAATTTCTCTGAAAATCAGCTTTCGAGTTCAATTCCTCTGAGCATGTCAAATTTAACTTTTCTAAGTCACTTGAACTTGTCGTATAACAACTTTTCGGGAAGAATTCCAATGGGAAATCAGCTCCAGACACTTGAAGATCCATCTATTTATATCGGCAACAATAAACTCTGTGGACCTCCTCTTACAGAAAAGTGTGGTAGTGATGAGACGTCTCAAGGTCCAATGCCTGTCAGTGGTGATGTAGAAAAAGATGAGGAAGAGTATGAAATCCGTTGGTTTTACTCTGCGCTGGTACCAGGATTTGCGGTTGGGTTTTGGGCATTCTGTGGTATTTTAATGCTCAAAAAGTCTTGGAGAATTGCCTATTACTGCTTCTTTGATCAGATGAAAGATAGACTTTTTAGTTATTGTAGATTTACAGGATGTTAG